Below is a genomic region from Demequina sp. NBRC 110054.
GCGAGCGAGGTGAGCGCGGCGGCGACGGTCCTGTCGGTGAAGTCGTAGGTCGCGACGACGAGGTCGCCGCCGTCCGTGCCGGCCACTGTGTGCTGGCCGAGCCTGGTCCGCGCGAGGCCCGCGACCTGCTCCTGGATGTCGTCCCAGCCGTCCGGCCCGAAGCGCGCCTGCACCATGAGGCGCTCCGCGAAGGCGATGCGGGCGATCGAGATGCGGCCGTCGGTCGCGCGAAGCAGATCGAGGGCGTCGACCAGCGCGTCGCCTGCGGGCATCGTGCGCTGCTCGGCGTCCTCGACGGTCTCGGCGGGAGCCTCGAGGTGCCGGCTCACCTGCGCGACGAGGTCGTCGACGGTGAACGGCTTGCGGAGGTACTCGTTGGCTCCGAGCCGCAGGCCGGTGGTGGCGTCGCCCGGGTCCATGCGCGAGGTCAGGAACAGCACGGGGACCGACTGGAGATCCGTCTGGCTGCGCAGCTTCGTGATGAGCTGGAAGCCGTTCATCTCGGGCATCATCACGTCGCTGATCACGAGGTCGGGGACCTCGACCGAGAGGATGTCCAGGGCCTCGGGGCCGGACGACGCCTCGATGACGTCGGCGCCCTCGGCATCCAGCACGGCGGAGACCAGGGCACGGATCATCTCGTCGTCGTCGACCACAAGGATGCGCGAGCTCTCCACGTGCATCCTCCTGGTTCCTGGGACTGGACCTCGCTTCCCGATCGGTCCGCCGTGCGCCGATGTGAGAAGTTCTCGGCACTTCGTGTCGATCCGTTGCGTCCGCTGCGTCGTCAGGGTGAGACTCGGGAGGGACCCGAGCTCACCGACGCGAAGGACATCGCCATGAAGTACCTGCTTCTCATCGCATCCGACCCCACGCTGCCGTCGCCCGAGCCGGGAGATCCCGAGTTCGACGAGTACATGGCCGCGTGGACGCAGTACACCCAGGACCTCGCCGAGGCGGGGGTCCTTCGCGGCGGCGAGGCGCTCCAGGGCGCCGAGACCGCGACCACCGTCCGCCATGCTGGCGACGGGACCACGTCGCTCGTCGATGGCCCGTTCGCGGAGCTCAAGGAGCACCTCGGCGGCTACTACGAGATCGACGTCGACACCCTCGACGAGGCGCTCGAATGGGCGCGCGGCCTGCCCGTGGGCGAAGGTGCGGTCGAGGTGCGACCGATCTTCCCGACCGACATGCCCGCCTAGGGCGTCGACGCTGTCCTCGGACCCTGTCGGCGCGGCGCTCACGCGCGTCGCTCGCGAGGAGGGCGGGCGCCTGCTCGCCCTCCTCGCCGACCGCCTGCACGACCTGGATGCTGCCGACGACTGCCTCCAGGACGCCTACGCGAGGGCCGCGCGATCCTGGTCCTCCCGCGGCGTCCCGGACGAGCCCGCGGGCTGGATCTACGTGGTCGCGCGCAACGCCGGGATCGATCGGCTCCGGCGCGAGGCCGCCGAGGGGCGCAGGACGGCCGCGCAGGCGCGGGTCCTCGCCACGGGCGTGGCGCGTGACGAGGCGCCCGACGAGGAGCCCGCCGACGAGCTCCTGGCGGAGTACGAGGAGGTGGGCGACGAGCAGCTGCGCCTGCTCCTCCTGTGCTGTCACCCCGCGCTGTCGCGGGAGACCCAGGTCGTGCTCATGCTCCGTCTCGCGGGCGGCCTCACGACCCGCGAGATCGCGGCCTCCTTCCTCCTGCCCGAGGCGACCGTGCAGCAGCGCATCGTCCGGGCGAAGCGGAAGATCCGCGCGGCCCGCATCCCGCTCGTCGTCCCCGCCGACCTGGACGAGCGCGCGTCGATCCTCGCGACCGTGCTGGGGCTGATCTTCAACGAGGGCTACGTGGCGCACTCCGCCGATGCGGGGACGCTGACGCGCGTCGAGGTCGCGGACCGCGCGATCGCGCTCACGAGAGCTGCGGTCGAGGCGCTGCCGGACTCGCCCGAGCTCGCGGCGCTGCTCGCGCTCGAGCTGTTCCACAGGTCACGCGAGGCGGCGAGGGTCGACTCGCGAGGCGCGCTCGTGAGGCTTCGCGACCAGGACAGGGCGCTATGGGACCGGGGACTCGTCGCCCAGGGCTTCGTGGTGCTCGGCAGGGCGCTCGCGATGCGCCGGCCCGGGCCGTGGCAGGTCCAGGCGCTCATCGCCGCCGAGCACACACGCGAGGCCCCGGACTGGGAGCGCATCGTGCGCTACTACGACACGCTTCTCGCGATGACGCCAGGACCGGTCGCGAGACTGTCCCGCGCCGTCGCGCTCGCCGAGGTGCGGGGGCCGGCTGAGGCGCTCGCCGAGATCGACGGGATCGACGGCCTCGACACGTTCCACCTGTGGCACGCCGCGCGCGCCGACATGCTCGAGCGCTCCGGCGACGCGCACGCCGCGAGGGTGGCCTGGACGCGAGCGGCGGAGCTGGCGGTCAATCCCGCCGAGGCGGACTACGCGCGGCGGCGGGCGACCGGAGAGGGTGCCTCCCCGGCCTCGTGACACGCGCCGTCGGGCCGCGATGCGGTGGCCGCCGCCAGTCGTTCCGTACCTGCGCGAACGCCAGCGCCACCGCAGGACCAAAGCCCGACCGCGCATCGTCCTGATCTCTGCAAGAATGACAAGCGGTTCCATCCGCACAATCTCAGGAGCAACCCATGGCTATCGCCACCACTGAGTCCTACGCCGCGATGCTGGACGCCGCCAAGGCCGGCGGCTACGCATTCCCCGCGATCAACATCACCTCGTCCTCGTCCGTCACCGCAGCCATCCAGGGCTTCGCGGAGGCCGAGTCCGACGGCATCATCCAGGTCTCCGTCGGTGGCGGTCAGTACGCCTCCGGCTCGACCATCAAGGACGCTGTCGTCGGTTCGCTCGCGCTCGCGGCCTACGCCCGCGTCGTGGCCGAGAAGTACGGCGTCACCATCGCGCTCCACACCGACCACTGCCACAAGGTCTACCTCGACGAGTGGCTGAAGCCGATCCTCAAGCTCGAGGCCGAGTCGATCGCCGCCGGCAAGGGCCCGATCTTCAACTCGCACATGTGGGACGGCTCGTCCGTGCCGATGGACGAGAACCTGCTCATCGCCGAGGAGCTCCTCGAGATGTCGCAGGCCGCCGACACGATCCTCGAGATCGAGATCGGCGTCGTCGGTGGCGAGGAGGACGGCCACTCGGCCGAGGTCAACGACAAGCTGTACTCGACCCCCGAGGACGGCATCAAGACCATCGAGAAGCTGGGCCTGGGCGAGAAGGGCCGCTACCTGACGGCCATGACGTTCGGCAACGTGCACGGCGCGTACAAGCCCGGTGCCGTCAAGCTGCGCCCGGAGATCCTCGGCGACATCCAGTCCGCCGCTGCCGAGAAGTTCGGCAAGGAGAAGCCGTTCGACCTCGTGTTCCACGGTGGCTCCGGCTCGACCGCCGAGGAGATCGCGACCGCTGTCTCGCACGGTGTGATCAAGATGAACATCGACACCGACACGCAGTACGCGTACACGCGTCCGGTCGTCGACCACATGATGAAGAACTACGACGGCGTCCTCAAGGTCGACGGCGAGTGGGGCAACAAGAAGGCCTACGACCCGCGCGCCTGGGGCAAGCTCGCCGAGGCGGGCATGGCCGCCCGCGTCGTCGAGGCCTGCCAGCAGCTCGGCTCGGCCGGCAAGAAGATCTGACGATCTGAATCCGTTCGCTGAGCCCCCGCGGTCCTCGACCCCGGGGGCTCAGCCACGTTCGGGGCTGGTCCGAGCGATCGGTGACCGCGCGGCGCGCGGTGAACCGCGCATCGTCCGGGCCGGATAACCTTATGAATCGGGGCGCAATCGTCCCAACAATCGACCAAGCCCCCGGCGAAGCACCGGGGTGAGGGGAGCAGCACCGTGCCTGGTGTGGTGATCGTCGGAGCCCAGTGGGGCGACGAGGGCAAGGGAAAGGCGACCGACCTGCTCGGTTCGCGCGTCGACTACGTCGTGAAGTTCAACGGCGGCAACAACGCCGGCCACACGGTCGTCGTCGGGGACCAGAAGTTCGCGCTTCACCTGCTGCCGTCGGGCATCCTCACGCCAGGTGTCACCCCGGTCATCGGCAACGGCGTCGTGATCGACCTCCGCGTGCTGTTCGGCGAGCTCCACGCGCTCCAGGAGCGCGGCGTCGACACGTCGAAGCTGCTGATCTCCAACGCGGCGCACCTCATCACGCCCTACGCGCGCACGCTCGACAACGTCACCGAGCGCTTCCTCGGCAAGAAGAAGATCGGCACGACCGGTCGCGGCATCGGCCCCGCGTATGCGGACAAGATCAACCGCCTCGGCATCCGAGTCGGCGACCTCTTCGACGAGGAGCTGCTGCGCGACAAGATCGAGGGCGCGCTCGCCCCCAAGAACCACATGCTCGTGAAGGTCTACAACCGCCGCGCGATCACGGTCGACGAGGTGGCCGACGAGCTGCTCGGCTACCGCGACGAGATCGCGCCGATGGTCGCCGACACCGGGCTCGTGCTCGCGAGCGCACTCGCTGAGGGCAAGAACGTCCTGTTCGAGGGCGGCCAGGCGACGATGCTCGACGTGGACCACGGCACGTACCCGTTCGTCACGTCGTCGAACGCGACCGCGGGCGGTGCGTGCACCGGCTCGGGCGTCGGGCCGACCGCGATCGACTCCGTCATCGGCATCGTCAAGGCGTACACCACGCGCGTGGGCGAGGGGCCGTTCCCGACCGAGCTGCACGACAAGTGGGGCGACCGCCTGCGCGACGTCGGCCACGAGTTCGGCACCACCACGGGCCGCCCGCGCCGCTGCGGCTGGTACGACGCGGTGATCTGCCGCTACGCCTCGCGCATCAACGGCCTGACCGACCTGGTGCTCACCAAGCTCGACGTCCTCACGGGCATCGAGGAGATCCCGGTGTGCGTCGCGTACGAGATCGACGGCGTCCGCTACGACGAGCTCCCTCAGGACCAGGCGCTGTTCGCGAAGGCGACGCCGATCTTCGAGACCTTCCCCGGCTGGACCGAGGACATCTCCAAGGCGCGGACCTTCGAGGAGCTTCCGGCGAACGCCCGCGACTACGTGCTCGCGCTCGAGAAG
It encodes:
- a CDS encoding YciI family protein, which gives rise to MKYLLLIASDPTLPSPEPGDPEFDEYMAAWTQYTQDLAEAGVLRGGEALQGAETATTVRHAGDGTTSLVDGPFAELKEHLGGYYEIDVDTLDEALEWARGLPVGEGAVEVRPIFPTDMPA
- a CDS encoding RNA polymerase sigma factor is translated as MRSRCDRSSRPTCPPRASTLSSDPVGAALTRVAREEGGRLLALLADRLHDLDAADDCLQDAYARAARSWSSRGVPDEPAGWIYVVARNAGIDRLRREAAEGRRTAAQARVLATGVARDEAPDEEPADELLAEYEEVGDEQLRLLLLCCHPALSRETQVVLMLRLAGGLTTREIAASFLLPEATVQQRIVRAKRKIRAARIPLVVPADLDERASILATVLGLIFNEGYVAHSADAGTLTRVEVADRAIALTRAAVEALPDSPELAALLALELFHRSREAARVDSRGALVRLRDQDRALWDRGLVAQGFVVLGRALAMRRPGPWQVQALIAAEHTREAPDWERIVRYYDTLLAMTPGPVARLSRAVALAEVRGPAEALAEIDGIDGLDTFHLWHAARADMLERSGDAHAARVAWTRAAELAVNPAEADYARRRATGEGASPAS
- the fbaA gene encoding class II fructose-bisphosphate aldolase, yielding MAIATTESYAAMLDAAKAGGYAFPAINITSSSSVTAAIQGFAEAESDGIIQVSVGGGQYASGSTIKDAVVGSLALAAYARVVAEKYGVTIALHTDHCHKVYLDEWLKPILKLEAESIAAGKGPIFNSHMWDGSSVPMDENLLIAEELLEMSQAADTILEIEIGVVGGEEDGHSAEVNDKLYSTPEDGIKTIEKLGLGEKGRYLTAMTFGNVHGAYKPGAVKLRPEILGDIQSAAAEKFGKEKPFDLVFHGGSGSTAEEIATAVSHGVIKMNIDTDTQYAYTRPVVDHMMKNYDGVLKVDGEWGNKKAYDPRAWGKLAEAGMAARVVEACQQLGSAGKKI
- a CDS encoding adenylosuccinate synthase — its product is MPGVVIVGAQWGDEGKGKATDLLGSRVDYVVKFNGGNNAGHTVVVGDQKFALHLLPSGILTPGVTPVIGNGVVIDLRVLFGELHALQERGVDTSKLLISNAAHLITPYARTLDNVTERFLGKKKIGTTGRGIGPAYADKINRLGIRVGDLFDEELLRDKIEGALAPKNHMLVKVYNRRAITVDEVADELLGYRDEIAPMVADTGLVLASALAEGKNVLFEGGQATMLDVDHGTYPFVTSSNATAGGACTGSGVGPTAIDSVIGIVKAYTTRVGEGPFPTELHDKWGDRLRDVGHEFGTTTGRPRRCGWYDAVICRYASRINGLTDLVLTKLDVLTGIEEIPVCVAYEIDGVRYDELPQDQALFAKATPIFETFPGWTEDISKARTFEELPANARDYVLALEKISGCRISAIGVGPARDEIVARHDLIHTR